A genomic window from Brassica oleracea var. oleracea cultivar TO1000 chromosome C8, BOL, whole genome shotgun sequence includes:
- the LOC106308240 gene encoding LOW QUALITY PROTEIN: glucan endo-1,3-beta-glucosidase, acidic isoform-like (The sequence of the model RefSeq protein was modified relative to this genomic sequence to represent the inferred CDS: deleted 2 bases in 1 codon): protein MKMSESRILYLSPMLLILLSLLMASFLDTTAAQIGVCYGMLGDPRPSPSDVVALYKQRNIQRMRLYAPDAESLNALRNSDIELILDVPKTDLERVASSQAEADAWVQNNVKNYDGVRFRYITVGNEVKPSEPAGSILFQAMQNIDSAVSGAGLGIKVSTAIDMGATTDTYPPSHGRFTDEYKNFLQPVIDFLVSKQSPLLLNNYPYFSYKDNMDTIPLEYALFKPTPVVNDDSYSYTNLFDANLDAVYAALEKSGGGSLEIVVSESGWPTEGGPGTSVDNAMTYVNNLIQHVKSGTPRKPGKAIETYIFAMFDENQKGPPELEKFWGMFLPSQQPKYDVKFN from the exons ATGAAAATGTCTGAATCAAGGATCTTATACTTATCACCAATGTTGCTGATTCTTCTCAGCCTTCTAATGGCTTCCTTCTTGGACACCACGG CTGCACAAATCGGAGTATGCTACGGGATGTTAGGCGATCCCCGGCCAAGTCCCTCGGACGTTGTGGCTCTTTACAAGCAGAGAAACATTCAGCGGATGCGGCTTTACGCTCCAGACGCAGAG TCTCTCAACGCTCTCCGCAACTCCGACATCGAGCTCATCCTCGACGTTCCCAAAACAGACCTCGAACGTGTCGCCTCCAGCCAAGCGGAGGCCGACGCGTGGGTCCAAAACAATGTCAAGAACTACGACGGTGTCAGGTTCCGTTACATCACGGTCGGTAACGAGGTGAAACCCTCGGAGCCAGCCGGTAGTATTCTCTTCCAGGCCATGCAGAACATCGATAGCGCGGTTTCTGGAGCAGGCCTCGGGATCAAGGTGTCGACGGCTATAGACATGGGAGCCACCACGGACACGTACCCTCCATCGCACGGTAGATTCACAGATGAGTACAAGAACTTTCTCCAACCGGTGATAGATTTCTTGGTAAGCAAGCAATCTCCTCTGCTTTTGAATAACTACCCTTACTTCAGCTACAAGGACAACATGGACACCATCCCCCTTGAGTACGCTTTGTTCAAACCGACCCCTGTAGTCAATGACGACTCATACTCTTACACAAACCTCTTCGACGCCAATCTTGACGCGGTCTACGCAGCATTGGAGAAATCAGGCGGAGGGTCGTTGGAAATCGTGGTGTCGGAGAGTGGTTGGCCCACGGAGGGAGGACCAGGGACTAGTGTGGATAATGCGATGACTTATGTTAATAATTTGATACAACATGTGAAGAGTGGAACTCCGAGAAAGCCAGGGAAAGCTATAGAGACTTATATATTCGCTATGTTTGATGAGAATCAGAAGGGTCCTCCCGAGCTTGAGAAGTTTTGGGGGATGTTTCTTCCTAGTCAACAGCCTAAGTATGATGTTAAGTTCAACTAA
- the LOC106310712 gene encoding glucan endo-1,3-beta-glucosidase, acidic isoform-like: MLRDVRPKSIGRCGSLQAEKHPADAALRSGPRSSQRSSQLRHRAHPRTRYITVGNEVKPSEPAGRILFQAMQNIDKAVSGAGLGIKVSTAIDMGATMDTYPPSHGRFRDDYISFLQPVIDFLVSKQSPLLLNNYPYFGYKDNMDTIPLEYALFASPSSLVNDDQYAYQNLFDANLDAVYAALEKSGGGSLEIVVSESGWPTEGGPGTSVQNAMTYVNNLIQHVSTTGTPRKRRKPIETYIFAMFDENKKGPPELEKFWGMFLPSQQPKYNVNFIYD; encoded by the coding sequence ATGCTACGGGATGTTAGGCCCAAATCCATCGGACGTTGTGGCTCTTTACAAGCAGAGAAACATCCAGCGGATGCGGCTTTACGCTCCGGACCCAGAAGCTCTCAACGCTCTTCGCAACTCCGACATCGAGCTCATCCTCGAACGAGGTACATCACGGTCGGAAATGAGGTGAAACCCTCGGAGCCAGCTGGGAGGATTCTCTTCCAGGCAATGCAGAACATCGATAAGGCGGTTTCTGGAGCAGGCCTTGGGATCAAGGTGTCGACGGCTATAGACATGGGAGCCACCATGGACACGTACCCTCCGTCTCACGGAAGATTCAGAGATGACTATATCAGCTTTCTCCAACCGGTGATAGATTTCTTGGTAAGCAAGCAATCTCCTCTGCTCCTAAATAACTACCCTTACTTCGGCTACAAGGACAACATGGACACCATCCCTCTAGAGTACGCTCTGTTCGCTTCACCATCCAGTCTAGTCAATGACGACCAGTACGCTTACCAAAACCTCTTTGACGCCAATCTTGACGCAGTCTACGCAGCATTGGAGAAATCAGGTGGCGGATCGTTGGAGATCGTGGTGTCGGAGAGTGGTTGGCCCACGGAGGGAGGACCCGGGACTAGTGTACAAAATGCGATGACTTATGTTAATAATTTGATACAACATGTGAGTACTACTGGAACTCCGAGAAAGCGAAGGAAACCTATAGAGACTTATATATTCGCTATGTTTGATGAGAATAAGAAGGGTCCTCCTGAGCTTGAGAAGTTCTGGGGGATGTTTCTTCCTAGTCAACAGCCTAAGTATAATGTTAATTTCATCTATGATTGA